In the genome of Flexistipes sinusarabici DSM 4947, one region contains:
- a CDS encoding sugar phosphorylase, producing the protein MKKPVNQHNLEPDFNRPLFEVPIDIKRKIINILTLLYGSEVSRRIYPELERIMKVYYAYKCDDLIEWEKSFDKSEMFGQEDVILITYGDIIQNDSKKPLKVLADFCRDYFSNSFNTIHILPFFPYSSDRGFSVKDFEEVDHNLGTWSDIEDIGKDFKLMFDGVFNHISAKSKWFQEFLNGNPDFKNFFIVLSTSEMVSEDHLKLIVRPRTSSLFTEFQTIEGPKLVWTTFSPDQVDLNFHNPKVLIKMIDIFLTYVRRGADMIRLDAVTYLWEELGTDCVHLKQTHAIIKLFRVILDAVAPYVALITETNVPHEQNIQYFGNGYDEAQMVYNFALPPLVYHSFVTGKTNKLTKWAKTIKRISEQATYFNFLDSHDGIGLLPVKGILDNDDIDFLVYKTVERGGYISYRTDSDGSESPYELNITWYSAINGSDDETGEDQTIRVKRYIASRAIALFFLGVPGIYFHGLIGSKNDAEAVLKEKNTRSINREVIDGHTLREKLEDKDSISAQIVDNLNELINIRKNEALFQPNARQYVYEISEKLFAFVRKLDESDEFVLCIINVTRERVLFEIPDELTGKTKLFNELVSKRNINLGKNSKIEIDGYGIMLIKSSKKPA; encoded by the coding sequence ATGAAGAAGCCGGTTAATCAACACAATCTGGAACCTGACTTCAACCGACCCCTTTTTGAAGTCCCCATAGATATCAAGCGTAAAATTATTAACATCCTTACCCTTCTGTACGGATCGGAAGTTAGCAGGCGTATATATCCTGAACTGGAAAGGATAATGAAGGTATATTATGCCTATAAGTGTGATGATTTGATAGAATGGGAAAAGTCTTTTGATAAATCCGAGATGTTTGGTCAGGAAGATGTTATTTTGATAACATACGGAGATATCATCCAGAATGATTCAAAAAAGCCATTGAAGGTTCTGGCTGATTTTTGCCGCGATTATTTCAGTAATTCATTTAACACAATTCATATTCTGCCCTTTTTTCCATATTCGTCCGACAGAGGTTTTTCGGTAAAGGATTTCGAGGAAGTTGATCATAATCTCGGAACATGGTCCGATATAGAGGATATAGGCAAAGATTTTAAACTTATGTTTGACGGCGTTTTTAACCATATTTCAGCTAAGAGTAAATGGTTTCAGGAGTTTTTAAACGGCAATCCGGATTTTAAAAACTTTTTTATTGTTTTATCCACAAGCGAAATGGTTTCCGAGGACCATCTAAAACTTATTGTCAGACCTAGAACATCTTCTTTGTTTACGGAATTTCAGACCATTGAAGGCCCCAAACTTGTTTGGACAACATTCAGTCCGGACCAGGTTGATTTAAATTTTCACAATCCCAAAGTTTTGATTAAGATGATTGATATTTTCCTGACATATGTCAGAAGAGGCGCCGATATGATAAGGCTGGATGCTGTAACCTATCTCTGGGAAGAACTGGGTACGGATTGTGTTCATCTCAAGCAGACACATGCTATTATTAAGCTTTTTAGAGTTATACTGGATGCTGTTGCACCTTATGTTGCTTTAATAACTGAGACCAATGTACCTCATGAACAAAATATCCAGTATTTCGGCAATGGTTATGATGAGGCACAGATGGTATATAATTTTGCTTTGCCACCCCTGGTTTATCATTCGTTTGTGACCGGCAAAACAAATAAACTTACAAAATGGGCAAAAACAATAAAAAGGATTTCCGAACAGGCGACTTACTTTAATTTCCTTGATTCCCATGACGGGATAGGATTATTACCTGTAAAAGGGATACTTGATAATGATGATATAGATTTTTTGGTATACAAGACTGTTGAGCGTGGCGGCTATATCTCCTACAGAACGGATTCGGACGGGAGTGAAAGCCCTTACGAGCTTAATATAACCTGGTACAGTGCAATAAACGGCAGTGATGATGAGACTGGCGAAGACCAAACAATACGTGTAAAAAGATATATTGCATCCAGAGCTATAGCTCTGTTTTTCTTGGGAGTTCCGGGTATTTATTTTCACGGGCTGATTGGATCCAAGAATGATGCTGAAGCTGTTCTAAAAGAGAAAAATACCAGAAGTATTAACAGGGAAGTGATAGACGGACATACTTTGAGAGAAAAACTTGAAGACAAAGATTCAATTTCCGCCCAAATTGTTGATAACTTAAATGAACTTATAAACATAAGAAAGAATGAAGCTCTTTTTCAGCCAAATGCCCGCCAATATGTTTATGAAATATCGGAGAAGTTATTTGCTTTTGTAAGAAAACTGGATGAAAGTGACGAGTTTGTATTATGCATAATAAATGTTACACGGGAGAGGGTACTTTTTGAAATACCGGATGAGCTTACCGGTAAAACAAAATTATTTAATGAACTTGTGAGTAAAAGAAATATAAATTTGGGAAAAAACAGTAAAATCGAAATCGATGGTTACGGCATAATGTTAATAAAATCATCAAAAAAACCCGCCTAA
- a CDS encoding STAS domain-containing protein, producing MAFNVSYALDGTVAVIEIPERLDAGCSNELKEKINAVVNESIYNIVIDLSKTNFIDSSGLGALVSKISVCKANGGDIKLASPGKRVFEILQITHLDKVLNYYHDLEEAVNSFESG from the coding sequence ATGGCTTTTAATGTTAGCTATGCATTGGATGGAACAGTTGCCGTAATTGAGATTCCGGAGCGCCTTGATGCCGGATGTTCTAATGAGTTGAAAGAAAAAATCAACGCAGTTGTAAATGAGTCAATCTATAATATAGTTATTGATCTTTCAAAAACAAATTTTATCGATTCCAGCGGACTTGGTGCACTTGTTTCAAAAATATCCGTCTGCAAAGCTAATGGTGGTGATATAAAACTTGCTTCTCCCGGCAAGCGGGTGTTTGAGATACTGCAAATTACACACCTTGACAAAGTATTGAATTATTACCATGATCTTGAAGAAGCGGTAAACAGTTTTGAATCAGGTTAG